From Streptomyces qinzhouensis, one genomic window encodes:
- a CDS encoding serine/threonine-protein kinase, which produces MGEVFAARYELIDPVGHGGVGAVWRAWDHRRRRYVAAKVLQQSDAHTLLRFVREQAMRIDHPHVLAPASWAADDDKVLFTMDLVGGGSLAHVIGDYGPLPPRYVCTLLDQLLAGLSAVHAEGVVHRDIKPANILMEATGTGRPHLRLSDFGIAMRKGEPRLTETNYVVGTPGYFAPEQMTGAEPDFPADLFAVGLVGLYLLQGQKPDADALVEHFIEHGTPGAPLGIAEPLWQVLAGLLQPDPEDRFKSAAGARKALLAAIEALPEPGPDDEPVEIFDQLERLPEGFGPDGPEGPPPPAVGTSRTTTVPTASPTHSGPAGAKAPDDAGDSGGFAAEGPASHHTGTTGTGITGTGPGGVPPGAASPTGPAGGGRPFALPAPPPVPPAPPPHPIGSTPGAMVPAPPSQPPTPPPHPIGSTGAIPGTPSGATPAPASALPVRNTPPPTPAGAPAAPPPAAPGHPLAPTTPAVAHGSHPLFTRAPEPPRPHGQTAPTTPLPYGSAQAPPTRTYTAQSPRVPLSRAEIRRAARRRKRALPPLKFAIPLLALALVCYAVGFWALARS; this is translated from the coding sequence ATGGGTGAGGTCTTCGCCGCTCGGTACGAGCTGATCGATCCGGTCGGGCACGGGGGTGTCGGCGCGGTCTGGCGTGCCTGGGACCACCGGCGCCGCCGGTATGTCGCGGCCAAGGTGCTCCAGCAGAGCGACGCCCATACCCTGCTGCGGTTCGTCCGCGAGCAGGCCATGAGAATCGACCACCCCCATGTCCTGGCCCCCGCCAGCTGGGCGGCGGACGACGACAAGGTCCTGTTCACCATGGACCTGGTGGGCGGCGGCTCGCTGGCACATGTGATCGGCGACTACGGACCGCTGCCGCCACGCTATGTCTGCACCCTGCTCGACCAGTTGCTCGCCGGACTCTCCGCGGTCCATGCGGAAGGCGTGGTCCACCGGGACATCAAGCCCGCGAACATCCTGATGGAGGCCACCGGCACGGGCCGTCCCCATCTGCGGCTCTCCGACTTCGGTATCGCCATGCGCAAGGGCGAACCACGGCTGACCGAGACCAACTATGTGGTGGGCACTCCGGGCTACTTCGCGCCCGAGCAGATGACCGGCGCGGAGCCCGACTTCCCCGCGGACCTCTTCGCCGTCGGACTGGTCGGCCTCTATCTCCTCCAGGGGCAGAAGCCCGACGCGGACGCCCTGGTCGAGCACTTCATCGAACACGGCACCCCGGGCGCCCCGCTCGGGATCGCGGAGCCCCTGTGGCAGGTACTGGCCGGGCTGCTGCAGCCCGATCCGGAGGACCGCTTCAAGTCCGCGGCCGGGGCGCGCAAGGCACTTCTCGCGGCGATCGAGGCCCTCCCTGAGCCCGGTCCCGACGACGAGCCGGTCGAAATCTTCGACCAACTGGAGCGGCTTCCGGAAGGTTTCGGCCCCGACGGCCCCGAGGGGCCTCCTCCCCCCGCCGTCGGAACCTCCCGAACCACCACGGTGCCCACGGCGAGCCCCACCCACTCCGGCCCTGCCGGCGCGAAAGCCCCCGACGACGCGGGCGACAGCGGCGGTTTCGCCGCGGAAGGCCCCGCCTCTCACCACACCGGAACCACTGGCACCGGAATCACTGGCACCGGCCCCGGCGGCGTGCCGCCCGGCGCCGCGTCCCCCACCGGTCCGGCCGGCGGCGGACGGCCCTTCGCTCTTCCCGCACCACCGCCCGTACCCCCGGCGCCACCGCCGCACCCGATCGGCAGCACCCCCGGCGCCATGGTCCCGGCACCACCCAGCCAGCCTCCGACCCCACCGCCGCACCCGATCGGCAGCACCGGCGCCATTCCCGGCACCCCGTCCGGGGCGACTCCGGCACCGGCTTCCGCCCTGCCCGTACGGAACACGCCACCGCCCACGCCGGCGGGTGCTCCGGCAGCACCGCCCCCGGCCGCTCCCGGGCACCCTCTCGCCCCCACCACGCCCGCCGTCGCCCACGGCTCACACCCCCTCTTCACCCGGGCACCCGAGCCGCCCCGCCCGCACGGGCAGACCGCTCCGACGACCCCGCTGCCGTACGGATCCGCTCAGGCACCTCCTACTCGTACCTACACCGCTCAGAGCCCACGGGTTCCCCTTTCCCGCGCCGAAATCCGCCGCGCCGCCCGCCGCCGCAAGCGGGCGCTCCCACCCCTCAAGTTCGCGATCCCCCTGCTCGCCCTGGCCCTGGTCTGCTACGCCGTCGGCTTCTGGGCCCTCGCCCGGTCCTGA
- a CDS encoding helix-turn-helix domain-containing protein, which translates to MDAAQQETTARARELQRNWYGEPLGALFRRLIDDLGLNQARLAAVLGLSAPMLSQLMSGQRAKIGNPAVVQRVQALQELASQVADGSVSAVEAADRMEEIKKSQGGSVLTGTGQTTTSSGAPTVRRVVREIQSLLRSVAAAGDIIDAADSLAPTHPELAEFLRVYGAGRTADAVAHYESHQS; encoded by the coding sequence ATGGACGCCGCTCAGCAAGAGACGACCGCAAGAGCCAGGGAGCTGCAGCGGAACTGGTACGGGGAGCCGCTCGGGGCGCTCTTCCGCAGGCTCATCGACGATCTGGGGCTGAATCAGGCCCGGCTCGCGGCCGTGCTCGGGCTGTCGGCGCCGATGCTCTCCCAGCTGATGAGCGGCCAGCGGGCCAAGATCGGCAACCCTGCCGTGGTCCAGCGGGTGCAGGCGCTCCAGGAGTTGGCGAGCCAGGTCGCGGACGGCAGCGTCAGCGCCGTCGAAGCGGCCGACCGCATGGAAGAGATCAAGAAGTCCCAGGGGGGATCCGTTCTGACCGGCACCGGACAGACCACGACCAGTTCGGGCGCGCCGACCGTACGCCGGGTGGTGCGGGAGATCCAGTCGCTGCTGCGCTCGGTGGCCGCCGCCGGAGACATCATCGACGCCGCGGATTCCCTCGCCCCCACCCACCCCGAGCTGGCAGAGTTCCTCCGGGTGTACGGAGCCGGACGCACGGCGGACGCCGTCGCCCACTACGAGTCGCACCAGAGCTGA
- a CDS encoding sigma-70 family RNA polymerase sigma factor: protein MNENDLLAARFEEHLGRLRAVAYRMLGSTSEAEDAVQEAWLRVSRAGTDEVENLGGWLTTIVSRVCLTMLSSRARRQEDSLDVVRVPDPVISGPEGRGPEHEAELADSVGLALLVVLETLAPAERLAFVLHDLFAVPFDEIAPIVDRTPAATRQLASRARRRVQGTPAPDSDVHRQRAVVDAFLAAAREGDFEGLIAVLDPDVVVRSDWGALRPGEVIRGAEQAARNAVTYTRLAANTRPALINGTAGFVSMAPNGSPFSVMAFTIRNGKIAEIDALAGADRLATVDLTVLDA from the coding sequence ATGAACGAGAACGACCTGCTGGCGGCACGCTTCGAGGAGCACCTGGGGCGTCTGCGCGCGGTCGCCTACCGCATGCTGGGATCCACCAGCGAGGCGGAGGACGCGGTCCAGGAGGCCTGGCTGCGGGTGAGCCGGGCGGGCACCGACGAAGTGGAGAATCTGGGCGGCTGGCTGACCACCATCGTCAGCCGGGTCTGTCTGACCATGCTCAGCTCCCGCGCCCGGCGGCAGGAGGACTCACTGGACGTCGTCCGGGTGCCCGATCCGGTGATCAGCGGACCGGAGGGCCGGGGCCCGGAGCACGAGGCGGAGCTGGCCGACTCCGTGGGGCTCGCCCTGCTCGTGGTGCTGGAGACGCTGGCACCGGCCGAGCGGCTGGCGTTCGTCCTGCACGATCTCTTCGCCGTACCGTTCGACGAGATCGCACCGATCGTGGACCGCACCCCCGCGGCGACCCGACAGCTCGCCAGCCGGGCCCGCCGGCGCGTCCAGGGCACCCCGGCGCCGGACTCCGACGTACACCGTCAGCGGGCCGTCGTGGACGCGTTTCTCGCGGCGGCCCGGGAGGGCGACTTCGAGGGGCTGATCGCGGTTCTCGACCCGGATGTGGTCGTCCGCTCCGACTGGGGCGCTCTGCGGCCGGGGGAGGTCATCCGGGGTGCCGAGCAGGCGGCCCGGAACGCGGTCACCTACACCCGTCTCGCGGCGAACACCCGTCCGGCGCTCATCAACGGCACGGCGGGCTTTGTGTCCATGGCCCCCAACGGGTCGCCGTTCTCCGTCATGGCCTTCACGATCCGGAATGGAAAGATCGCCGAGATCGACGCCCTGGCCGGAGCGGACCGGCTCGCGACAGTGGATCTGACCGTCCTCGACGCCTGA
- a CDS encoding DUF6344 domain-containing protein — protein sequence MTAQKVRDLWSAFLATLVALLAALGFSGAAAARTQPAVGAPAEPVLPSLGADSPAGVTAAAEGPAPDPAVSPDVPPRGRADGRARELSPARVGELVRERERRGTVRSLLSLLIPSQTQRWNAGPREKALPPTIKQRIGAEAHGSSPSVRRIPLYDTDAPVPGAAPETAAADHAPASGGSSADGTGETPGTSGRTADRTVVPAARSSFTTAA from the coding sequence ATGACCGCCCAGAAGGTCAGAGATTTGTGGAGCGCGTTCCTCGCAACGCTGGTCGCGCTGCTGGCGGCGCTGGGGTTCTCCGGCGCCGCGGCGGCTCGGACGCAGCCCGCCGTCGGCGCTCCGGCCGAGCCGGTGCTCCCGTCCCTCGGCGCGGACTCACCCGCCGGGGTCACCGCCGCAGCAGAAGGGCCCGCGCCGGATCCGGCCGTGAGCCCGGACGTCCCGCCGCGAGGCCGGGCGGACGGCAGGGCCCGGGAGCTGTCCCCGGCCCGCGTCGGGGAGCTCGTCCGGGAGCGGGAGCGGAGAGGGACCGTACGGTCGCTGCTGTCGCTGCTGATTCCGTCCCAGACCCAGCGGTGGAACGCGGGACCGCGCGAGAAGGCGCTCCCGCCGACCATCAAGCAGCGGATCGGAGCCGAAGCCCACGGTTCGTCCCCGTCGGTCCGCAGGATCCCGCTGTACGACACCGATGCCCCGGTTCCGGGCGCCGCTCCGGAGACGGCGGCTGCCGATCACGCGCCGGCCTCGGGAGGCTCCTCGGCCGACGGCACCGGTGAGACGCCGGGCACGTCCGGCCGCACCGCCGACCGCACCGTCGTTCCGGCGGCCCGTTCGTCCTTCACCACGGCCGCGTGA